A single window of Halobacterium jilantaiense DNA harbors:
- a CDS encoding ATP synthase subunit B, with product MKEYQTITEVSGPLVYVETDEPIGYDEIVEIETPDGEVKRGQVLESSQGFVAIQVFEGTEGIGQDASVRFLGETLKMPVTEDLLGRVLDGSGNPIDGGPDIVPDERLDIVGEAINPHAREYPEEFIQTGVSAIDGMNTLVRGQKLPIFSGSGLPHSDLALQIARQASVPEEEEEGGEGSEFAVVFGAMGITAEEANEFMEDFERTGALERSVVFMNLADDPAVERTVTPRMALTTAEYLAFEKDYHVLVILTDMTNYCEALREIGAAREEVPGRRGYPGYMYTDLAQLYERAGRIEGEEGSVTQIPILTMPGDDDTHPIPDLTGYITEGQIMMNRDLNSQGVTPPVNVLPSLSRLMDDGIGEGLTRDDHGDVSDQLYAAYAEGEELRDLVNIVGREALSERDNRYLDFADRFEAEFVDQGFKTSRDIEETLDLGWELLSMFPKAELNRVDEDLIDEYYVEDETEEAATAD from the coding sequence ATGAAAGAGTACCAGACGATCACCGAAGTCAGCGGCCCGCTGGTGTACGTCGAGACCGACGAGCCAATCGGGTACGACGAGATCGTCGAGATCGAGACGCCGGACGGCGAAGTCAAGCGCGGACAGGTGCTGGAGTCCAGTCAGGGCTTCGTCGCCATCCAGGTCTTCGAGGGCACCGAGGGCATCGGGCAGGACGCCTCGGTGCGGTTCCTCGGCGAGACCCTGAAGATGCCCGTGACCGAGGACCTCCTCGGGCGCGTGCTGGACGGGTCCGGCAACCCCATCGACGGCGGTCCCGACATCGTCCCCGACGAGCGACTCGACATCGTCGGCGAAGCAATCAACCCGCACGCTCGCGAGTACCCCGAGGAGTTCATCCAGACCGGCGTGTCCGCCATCGACGGCATGAACACGCTGGTCCGCGGGCAGAAACTCCCCATCTTCTCCGGGTCCGGGCTGCCGCACAGCGACCTCGCGCTCCAGATTGCGCGACAGGCGTCCGTGCCGGAGGAGGAAGAAGAGGGCGGCGAGGGCAGTGAGTTCGCCGTCGTCTTCGGCGCGATGGGTATCACGGCGGAGGAAGCCAACGAGTTCATGGAGGACTTCGAGCGCACCGGTGCGCTGGAGCGCTCCGTGGTCTTCATGAACCTCGCTGACGACCCGGCCGTCGAGCGGACGGTCACGCCGCGGATGGCGCTGACCACGGCGGAGTACCTCGCGTTCGAGAAGGACTACCACGTCCTCGTCATCCTGACGGACATGACGAACTACTGCGAGGCGCTCCGCGAGATCGGCGCGGCGCGCGAGGAGGTGCCGGGTCGACGTGGCTACCCCGGCTACATGTACACGGACCTGGCGCAGCTCTACGAGCGCGCCGGCCGCATCGAGGGCGAGGAGGGGTCTGTCACCCAGATTCCCATCCTCACGATGCCGGGTGACGACGACACGCACCCGATTCCGGACCTCACCGGGTACATCACCGAGGGTCAGATTATGATGAACCGCGACCTGAACAGCCAGGGCGTGACGCCGCCCGTGAACGTCCTGCCGAGCCTCTCCCGCCTGATGGACGACGGTATCGGCGAGGGGCTGACGCGGGACGACCACGGCGACGTCTCCGACCAGCTGTACGCGGCGTACGCGGAGGGCGAGGAGCTCCGCGACCTCGTGAACATCGTCGGCCGCGAGGCCCTGAGCGAGCGGGACAACCGCTACCTGGACTTCGCGGATCGCTTCGAGGCGGAGTTCGTCGACCAGGGCTTCAAGACGAGCCGCGACATCGAGGAGACGCTGGACCTCGGCTGGGAGCTGCTGTCGATGTTCCCGAAGGCCGAGCTGAACCGCGTCGACGAGGACCTCATCGACGAGTACTACGTCGAGGACGAGACCGAGGAAGCCGCGACCGCCGACTGA
- a CDS encoding lycopene cyclase domain-containing protein, whose protein sequence is MTTTYVAFLAAFVLPPLAVLAALRVARWDGDYRRLGGIGVLVVLAMVYTTPWDNYLVARGVWWYGDGTVAASLWHAPVEEYIFVAAQTLLTGLWVQSLPVRDDPDFLPTRRDAAAGLLAGVLVAAVGVAFLARDATFYLGAILAWAAPVLALQWAVGWRYLWARRRLYGVAVAVPTLYLSTIDQWAIADGIWVLADQYTTGLSVLGLPVEEGAFFLVTNVFVTQGLVLYAWVVARWR, encoded by the coding sequence GTGACGACGACGTACGTGGCGTTCCTCGCGGCGTTCGTTCTGCCGCCGCTCGCGGTGCTCGCCGCGCTCCGCGTCGCTCGCTGGGACGGTGACTACCGCCGCCTGGGCGGCATCGGGGTGCTGGTCGTGCTCGCGATGGTGTACACGACGCCCTGGGACAACTACCTCGTCGCGCGCGGCGTCTGGTGGTACGGCGACGGCACCGTGGCGGCGTCGCTCTGGCACGCGCCCGTCGAGGAGTACATCTTCGTCGCCGCGCAGACGCTACTGACGGGACTCTGGGTGCAGTCGCTGCCGGTCCGCGACGACCCCGACTTCCTGCCGACGCGCCGCGACGCCGCTGCCGGCCTGCTCGCCGGCGTCCTCGTCGCCGCCGTCGGCGTCGCGTTCCTCGCTCGTGACGCCACGTTCTATCTGGGTGCCATCCTCGCGTGGGCCGCGCCCGTGCTCGCGCTCCAGTGGGCGGTCGGCTGGCGGTACCTCTGGGCGCGCCGCCGGCTGTACGGCGTCGCCGTCGCCGTCCCGACCCTCTACCTGTCCACCATCGACCAGTGGGCCATCGCGGACGGCATCTGGGTGCTCGCCGACCAGTACACGACCGGCCTGTCCGTCCTCGGGCTGCCGGTCGAGGAGGGCGCGTTCTTCCTCGTGACGAACGTCTTCGTGACACAGGGGCTGGTTCTCTACGCGTGGGTGGTCGCGCGGTGGCGCTGA
- a CDS encoding F0F1 ATP synthase subunit C, with amino-acid sequence MFETLSTILTQTGGNMPAITPKSAAALAVGLAALAAGYAERGIGSAAVGAIAEDQDLFGTGLILTVLPETLVILALVVVFVVPTPF; translated from the coding sequence ATGTTCGAAACTTTGTCGACGATCCTGACCCAGACCGGAGGTAACATGCCCGCAATCACGCCGAAGTCCGCGGCCGCTCTCGCAGTGGGCCTCGCCGCGCTCGCCGCCGGGTACGCGGAGCGAGGTATCGGTTCCGCCGCAGTCGGCGCAATCGCCGAGGACCAGGACCTCTTCGGTACGGGCCTCATCCTGACGGTCCTCCCGGAGACGCTCGTCATCCTCGCGCTGGTCGTCGTCTTCGTCGTCCCGACCCCGTTCTAA
- a CDS encoding ATP synthase subunit A, with translation MSQAETITDTGEIESVSGPVVTATDLDAQMNDVVYVGDEGLMGEVIEIEGDVTTIQVYEETSGIGPGEPVENTGEPLTVDLGPGMLDSIYDGVQRPLDVLEDEMGAFLDRGVDAPGIDLEKEWDFEPAVEEGDEVEAGDVVGSVDETVSIEHKVLVPPRSEGGEVVSVESGSFTVEETVVELDTGEEIAMHQEWPVRRQRPTVEKQTPTEPLVSGQRILDGLFPLAKGGTAAIPGPFGSGKTVTQQSLAKFADADIVVYIGCGERGNEMTEVIEDFPELPDPQTGNPLMARTCLIANTSNMPVAARESCIYTGITIGEYYRDMGYDVALMADSTSRWAEAMREISSRLEEMPGEEGYPAYLAARLSQFYERAGYFENQNGTEGSISVIGAVSPPGGDFSEPVTQNTLRIVKTFWALDSDLAERRHFPAINWDESYSLYKDQLDPHFEENVVSDWSEQRQWAVDILDEESELEEIVQLVGKDALPEDQQLTLEVARYIREAWLQQNALHDVDRYCPPEKTYAILSGIKSFHDEAFEALEAGVPVDEITAIDAAPRLNRLGTTPDDEYEAEVEEIEQQISEQLRELY, from the coding sequence ATGAGTCAAGCAGAGACAATCACCGACACCGGCGAGATCGAGAGCGTGAGCGGTCCGGTCGTGACCGCCACGGACCTCGACGCCCAGATGAACGACGTCGTCTACGTGGGCGACGAGGGTCTGATGGGCGAGGTCATCGAGATAGAGGGCGACGTAACCACCATCCAGGTGTACGAGGAGACGTCCGGCATCGGGCCGGGCGAGCCCGTCGAGAACACGGGCGAGCCGCTCACCGTGGACCTGGGTCCGGGCATGCTGGACTCCATCTACGACGGCGTCCAGCGCCCGCTGGACGTCCTCGAAGACGAGATGGGGGCGTTCCTCGACCGCGGCGTCGACGCGCCCGGCATCGACCTGGAGAAGGAGTGGGACTTCGAGCCCGCCGTCGAGGAGGGCGACGAGGTCGAGGCCGGCGACGTCGTCGGCAGCGTCGACGAGACCGTCAGCATCGAGCACAAGGTCCTCGTCCCGCCCCGAAGCGAGGGCGGCGAGGTCGTGAGCGTCGAGTCCGGGTCGTTCACCGTCGAGGAGACGGTCGTCGAGCTGGACACCGGCGAGGAGATCGCGATGCACCAGGAGTGGCCGGTGCGCCGCCAGCGGCCGACCGTCGAGAAGCAGACGCCGACGGAGCCGCTGGTGTCCGGCCAGCGCATCCTCGACGGCCTGTTCCCGCTCGCGAAGGGCGGGACGGCCGCGATTCCGGGGCCGTTCGGCTCCGGGAAGACGGTCACCCAGCAGTCCCTGGCAAAGTTCGCGGACGCGGACATCGTCGTCTACATCGGCTGCGGTGAGCGCGGCAACGAGATGACCGAGGTCATCGAGGACTTCCCGGAGCTGCCCGACCCGCAGACCGGGAACCCGCTGATGGCTCGGACGTGTCTCATTGCGAACACGTCCAACATGCCGGTCGCGGCCCGCGAGTCCTGCATCTACACGGGTATCACCATCGGCGAGTACTACCGCGACATGGGGTACGACGTGGCCCTGATGGCCGACTCCACCTCGCGGTGGGCCGAGGCGATGCGCGAGATCTCCTCCCGGCTCGAAGAGATGCCCGGCGAGGAGGGCTACCCGGCCTACCTGGCCGCGCGGCTCTCGCAGTTCTACGAGCGCGCCGGCTACTTCGAGAACCAGAACGGCACCGAGGGCTCCATCTCCGTCATCGGCGCGGTCAGCCCGCCGGGCGGTGACTTCTCCGAGCCCGTCACCCAGAACACGCTGCGTATCGTGAAGACGTTCTGGGCGCTGGACTCCGACCTGGCAGAGCGCCGGCACTTCCCGGCGATCAACTGGGACGAGTCCTACAGCCTGTACAAGGACCAGCTCGACCCGCACTTCGAGGAGAACGTCGTCAGCGACTGGTCGGAGCAGCGCCAGTGGGCCGTCGACATCCTCGACGAGGAGTCCGAACTGGAGGAGATCGTGCAGCTCGTCGGCAAGGACGCGCTGCCGGAAGACCAGCAGCTCACCCTCGAGGTCGCACGCTACATCCGCGAGGCGTGGCTCCAGCAGAACGCGCTCCACGACGTGGACCGCTACTGCCCGCCGGAGAAGACGTACGCCATCCTCTCGGGTATCAAGTCGTTCCACGACGAGGCCTTCGAGGCGCTGGAGGCCGGCGTCCCGGTCGACGAGATTACGGCCATCGACGCCGCGCCCCGCCTGAACCGCCTCGGCACGACGCCCGACGACGAGTACGAGGCGGAGGTCGAGGAGATCGAACAGCAGATTAGCGAACAGCTCCGGGAGCTCTACTGA
- a CDS encoding bacteriorhodopsin — protein sequence MAAPGTESTWLWLGTAGMFLGMVYFIARGWGIENERRQKFYIATIFITAIAFANYLAMALGYGLTTVTVAGEELPIYWARYTDWLFTTPLLLYDLGLLAGADRNTIATLVGLDVLMIGTGAVATLTGAGTDAIGTEGARLVWWGISTGFLLVLLYILFGSLTSQAKSLSSDARGTFGTLRNMILVLWLVYPVWWLVGTEGLSAVGIGVETAGFMVLDLTAKVGFGYILLRSHSILDAAETRREAPTGGQPADA from the coding sequence ATGGCAGCACCAGGCACTGAATCGACGTGGCTGTGGCTCGGGACGGCTGGAATGTTCCTCGGGATGGTGTACTTCATCGCCCGAGGGTGGGGTATCGAGAACGAACGACGACAGAAGTTCTACATCGCCACGATCTTCATCACGGCAATCGCGTTCGCGAACTATCTGGCGATGGCGCTCGGATACGGCTTGACAACCGTGACAGTCGCCGGGGAGGAACTCCCCATCTACTGGGCGCGGTACACGGACTGGCTGTTCACTACCCCGCTGTTGCTGTACGACCTCGGCCTGCTCGCGGGCGCAGACCGGAACACCATCGCGACCCTCGTCGGCCTCGACGTGCTGATGATCGGGACCGGTGCCGTCGCGACGCTGACCGGTGCCGGAACCGACGCAATCGGGACCGAGGGCGCGCGCCTCGTCTGGTGGGGCATCAGCACGGGCTTCCTGCTGGTGCTACTGTACATCCTGTTCGGGTCGCTGACCTCGCAGGCGAAGTCGCTGTCGAGTGACGCCCGGGGAACGTTCGGGACGCTCAGAAACATGATTCTCGTGCTGTGGCTGGTCTACCCGGTGTGGTGGCTGGTCGGCACCGAGGGCCTCTCCGCCGTCGGCATCGGCGTCGAGACGGCCGGCTTCATGGTGCTGGACCTCACCGCGAAGGTCGGGTTCGGCTACATCCTGCTGCGCAGTCACAGCATCCTCGACGCGGCCGAGACTCGTCGGGAGGCACCCACCGGCGGCCAGCCCGCGGACGCCTGA
- a CDS encoding V-type ATP synthase subunit E has protein sequence MSLETVVEDIRDEARERAKEIRADAEERADDIVAEAEADADEIVAEAEADVEAEIEQEREQKLSSAKLEAKQMRLEARRDALQSVRSTVEDRIAAIDGDEREELTRELLDAASTEFGDEDVRVFGRADDEALLSDILDDYDGYEYAGEYDCLGGVVVESDASRVRVNNTFDSVLEDVWENNLKAISARLFDEEQ, from the coding sequence ATGAGTCTGGAAACAGTAGTTGAGGATATCCGAGACGAGGCCCGCGAGCGCGCGAAGGAGATTCGTGCAGACGCCGAAGAGCGCGCCGACGACATCGTGGCAGAGGCGGAAGCCGACGCCGACGAGATCGTCGCCGAAGCCGAGGCTGACGTCGAGGCCGAGATCGAGCAGGAGCGCGAGCAGAAGCTCTCCAGCGCGAAACTCGAGGCCAAGCAGATGCGCCTCGAAGCGCGCCGAGACGCGCTCCAGTCGGTCCGGTCGACCGTCGAAGACCGCATCGCGGCCATCGACGGCGACGAGCGCGAGGAGCTCACCCGCGAGCTGCTCGACGCCGCCAGCACGGAGTTCGGCGACGAGGACGTCCGCGTGTTCGGTCGCGCGGACGACGAGGCTCTCCTCTCCGACATCCTCGACGACTACGACGGCTACGAGTACGCCGGCGAGTACGACTGTCTCGGCGGCGTGGTCGTAGAGAGTGACGCGTCCCGGGTCCGGGTGAACAACACGTTCGACTCGGTCCTCGAGGACGTCTGGGAGAACAACCTGAAAGCAATCAGCGCCCGCCTGTTCGACGAGGAGCAATGA
- a CDS encoding V-type ATP synthase subunit C: MSASGPANYEYVVARVRHRRASLFGDDEYRKLLRMGTGEIARFMEDTAYEESVNRLGSRYSGVDLVEYALNDTLALEFDSLLRWSDGRLYEQVVKYLRKFDAWNVKTVFRGLYSDSSPEEIRTDFVDAGEFSDDLLDRLVAADSIETVVETLDGTLFEPYLESAFADYEETGTLVPLENAVDRAYYENLVPKRVTNQDSPQALYAEFLTAEIDFRNVRNALRLARSGASVDPEEYFIEGGTLFDASELGALVERKSDLVDRVRDSRYGDELSAALTDLEEADSLIGFEHALDRALLEYSDHLSYVYPLSVCPVLAYVLAKEREVDNIRAIARGREAGLSEDEIQEELVIL, from the coding sequence ATGAGCGCGTCCGGACCGGCCAACTACGAGTACGTGGTCGCCCGGGTCCGCCACCGCCGAGCCAGCCTGTTCGGCGACGACGAGTACCGGAAGCTCCTGCGCATGGGCACCGGCGAAATTGCGCGGTTCATGGAGGACACCGCGTACGAGGAGTCCGTGAACCGCCTCGGTTCCCGGTACAGCGGCGTCGACCTCGTGGAGTACGCGCTCAACGACACGCTGGCGCTCGAGTTCGACTCGCTGCTCCGCTGGAGCGACGGCCGGCTGTACGAGCAGGTCGTGAAGTACCTCCGGAAGTTCGACGCGTGGAACGTGAAGACGGTGTTCCGCGGGCTGTACTCCGATTCGAGCCCCGAGGAGATCCGTACTGACTTCGTCGACGCCGGCGAGTTCAGCGACGACCTCCTCGACCGTCTGGTCGCCGCCGACTCCATCGAGACGGTCGTCGAGACCCTCGACGGGACGCTGTTCGAGCCGTACCTCGAGTCCGCGTTCGCGGACTACGAGGAGACCGGGACGCTCGTCCCGCTGGAGAACGCCGTCGACCGCGCGTACTACGAGAACCTCGTGCCCAAGCGGGTCACGAATCAGGACAGTCCGCAGGCGCTGTACGCGGAGTTCCTGACCGCCGAGATCGACTTCCGGAACGTTCGGAACGCGCTGCGGCTGGCGCGCTCGGGGGCGTCCGTCGACCCCGAGGAGTACTTCATCGAGGGCGGGACGCTGTTCGACGCGTCCGAACTCGGCGCGCTCGTCGAGCGGAAGTCCGACCTCGTCGACCGCGTCCGGGACAGCCGGTACGGCGACGAGCTCTCGGCCGCGCTCACCGACCTCGAGGAGGCAGACAGCCTCATCGGGTTCGAGCACGCGCTCGACCGCGCGCTCTTGGAGTACTCGGACCACCTCTCGTACGTCTACCCGCTGTCGGTCTGTCCGGTACTGGCGTACGTGCTCGCGAAGGAACGGGAAGTAGACAACATTCGCGCCATCGCTCGCGGTCGGGAGGCCGGCCTGAGCGAGGACGAGATTCAGGAGGAGCTGGTCATCCTATGA
- a CDS encoding bacterio-opsin activator domain-containing protein: MTEPESVREAARAVDVDESLKERAMDEAPVGITISDPSLPDNPLVYVNDAYERLTGYSREEVIGRNCRLLQGPDTREEPVAEMRRAIDAGERVSVELRNYRKDGTEFWNRVEVAPIYEDGAVTNYVGFQTDVTRRVLAERAARERAHGLRDERATLARVLDRVNGLLGDVTTALVQATTREGLQRAVCRRVSSGDSYAFAWIGEYDYASEAVKPAVAVAGDGTELTDFEVSLGDDDPAVRAVETDTVQVVDASTGGGLPGVALPSRFESMAVVPLTYHDSTYGVLCICATTEAFDDHERVVLRAIGRATATGINAVESHRRVETDERTELTYDLSSATWFVTDLAAAADCDLEYVGAERTDGSLTLLFDASAFDGDPGGLADEVDGVRASSLVADHSNGTLLAFEVLDSSLVAALAERGVDVDAIEATPDDAELVLDAPGDADPRSLTDVVEDRCPGAELAAIQEHASPPSSERAALASVADDLTERQRVVLKRAYAAGFFDSTRDVSGAELADSMGLSPSTFHQHRRAALRKLVGAAIECDDLDDTLT, from the coding sequence GTGACCGAGCCCGAGTCGGTTCGCGAGGCTGCACGCGCTGTCGACGTAGACGAATCGCTGAAGGAGCGCGCGATGGACGAAGCACCGGTCGGCATCACCATCTCGGACCCGTCGCTGCCGGACAATCCGCTGGTGTACGTCAACGACGCCTACGAGCGGTTGACGGGGTACAGCCGCGAGGAGGTCATCGGGCGGAACTGCCGCTTGCTTCAGGGGCCGGACACCCGCGAGGAGCCGGTGGCGGAGATGCGGCGCGCCATCGACGCCGGCGAGCGCGTCTCCGTGGAACTCCGGAACTACCGGAAGGACGGCACGGAGTTCTGGAACCGGGTGGAGGTCGCGCCCATCTACGAGGACGGCGCGGTGACGAACTACGTCGGGTTCCAGACAGACGTGACTCGCCGGGTGCTCGCCGAGCGCGCCGCCCGCGAGCGGGCGCACGGCCTGCGTGACGAGCGCGCGACCCTGGCGCGCGTTCTCGACCGCGTGAACGGCCTGCTGGGGGATGTGACGACGGCGCTCGTTCAGGCGACCACGCGAGAGGGTCTCCAGCGGGCGGTCTGCCGGCGCGTCAGCAGCGGCGATTCGTACGCGTTCGCGTGGATCGGCGAGTACGACTACGCGTCGGAGGCCGTGAAGCCGGCCGTCGCGGTGGCCGGGGACGGCACGGAGTTGACGGACTTCGAGGTGTCGCTCGGCGACGACGACCCGGCGGTGCGCGCCGTCGAGACCGACACCGTCCAGGTGGTCGACGCGTCGACGGGCGGCGGGCTTCCCGGAGTGGCGCTGCCGAGTCGGTTCGAGTCGATGGCGGTCGTCCCGCTGACGTACCACGACTCGACCTACGGCGTGCTCTGTATCTGTGCCACCACCGAGGCGTTCGACGACCACGAGCGCGTGGTGTTGCGCGCCATCGGCCGCGCGACCGCCACTGGCATCAACGCGGTGGAGAGCCACCGGCGCGTGGAGACCGACGAGCGCACGGAACTCACCTACGACCTCTCGTCCGCGACGTGGTTCGTCACCGACCTGGCGGCGGCCGCCGACTGCGACTTGGAGTACGTCGGTGCCGAGCGGACCGACGGCTCGCTCACGCTCCTGTTCGACGCCTCGGCGTTCGACGGGGACCCGGGTGGACTCGCGGACGAGGTCGACGGCGTCCGCGCGTCGTCGCTGGTCGCCGACCACTCCAACGGCACGCTGCTGGCGTTCGAGGTGCTGGACTCGTCGCTGGTCGCGGCGCTGGCCGAGCGCGGCGTCGACGTCGACGCCATCGAGGCGACCCCCGACGATGCGGAGCTGGTTCTGGACGCGCCCGGAGACGCCGACCCGCGGTCGCTCACCGACGTCGTCGAGGACCGCTGTCCGGGTGCGGAGCTCGCCGCCATCCAGGAGCACGCCTCACCGCCGTCCAGCGAGCGCGCAGCGCTGGCGTCGGTCGCCGACGACCTGACCGAGCGCCAGCGCGTGGTCCTCAAGCGGGCGTACGCCGCGGGGTTCTTCGATTCGACCCGGGACGTCTCCGGAGCCGAGCTAGCGGACTCGATGGGGCTGTCGCCGTCGACGTTCCACCAGCACCGGCGGGCGGCGCTCCGGAAGCTCGTCGGTGCCGCCATCGAGTGCGACGACCTCGACGACACCCTCACTTGA
- a CDS encoding Brp/Blh family beta-carotene 15,15'-dioxygenase — protein sequence MGGRAVALTALGSRERATLAGPALAVGWLAVALTAVPVLAGVELSPTVRYAPLVASAVLFGMPHGAIDYVALPRAVDGEVSGRWLAAVGVLYLVLGGAYAATWFAFPVAAALAFVAITWLHWGQGDLYPLLEFLDTDYLDTRTRRAGTLLVRGGLPMLVPLLGHPERYRAVVAAFAAPFGASADDVAALALFDPAVRLGLGVGFAALTVGVLAVGRRRTRNPRAWRVDAAETLALWAFFYVVPPVFAVGVYFCVWHSVRHAARAIAVDDSVRPSLRAGDVLGPLARFGKEAAPLTAVALALVGGLWVAVPDPPTTLEGGAALYLVLIAVLTLPHVVVVTLMDRAQGVL from the coding sequence GTGGGTGGTCGCGCGGTGGCGCTGACCGCCCTCGGCTCCCGGGAGCGAGCCACGCTCGCGGGCCCGGCGCTCGCTGTCGGCTGGCTCGCCGTCGCGCTCACCGCAGTGCCTGTGCTCGCGGGCGTCGAGCTGTCGCCGACGGTCCGGTACGCGCCGCTGGTGGCGAGCGCGGTGCTGTTCGGGATGCCCCACGGTGCCATCGACTACGTCGCGCTCCCGCGAGCCGTCGACGGCGAGGTGTCGGGCCGCTGGCTCGCGGCCGTCGGCGTTCTCTACCTCGTCCTCGGCGGCGCGTACGCCGCGACGTGGTTCGCGTTCCCGGTGGCCGCCGCGCTCGCGTTCGTCGCAATCACGTGGCTGCACTGGGGACAGGGCGACCTCTACCCGCTGCTGGAGTTCCTGGATACGGACTACCTCGACACGCGCACGCGACGCGCGGGGACGCTGCTCGTGCGCGGCGGCCTCCCGATGCTCGTCCCGCTGCTCGGCCACCCCGAGCGCTACCGGGCGGTCGTCGCGGCGTTCGCGGCTCCGTTCGGTGCGAGCGCCGACGACGTCGCCGCGCTCGCGCTGTTCGACCCGGCGGTCCGACTCGGGCTCGGCGTCGGATTCGCCGCGCTCACCGTCGGCGTACTCGCAGTTGGGCGACGGCGCACCCGGAATCCGCGGGCGTGGCGCGTGGACGCCGCCGAGACGCTGGCGCTGTGGGCGTTCTTCTACGTCGTCCCGCCGGTGTTCGCGGTCGGCGTCTACTTCTGCGTCTGGCACTCGGTGCGGCACGCCGCGCGCGCCATCGCCGTCGACGACTCGGTGCGGCCGTCGCTGCGTGCGGGCGACGTGCTCGGGCCGCTCGCGCGCTTCGGGAAAGAGGCGGCTCCCCTGACGGCGGTCGCGCTCGCACTCGTCGGTGGACTCTGGGTCGCGGTGCCGGACCCTCCGACCACGCTGGAGGGCGGTGCCGCGCTCTACCTCGTCCTGATTGCGGTGCTGACGCTCCCGCACGTCGTCGTGGTGACGTTGATGGACCGCGCGCAGGGCGTGCTCTGA
- a CDS encoding V-type ATP synthase subunit D, translating to MAQDIKPTRKNLMEIEDRIELSERGHDTLEQKRDGLIMEFMDILDQAQDVREDLEGDYQTAQKKINMARAMEGDIAVRGAAAALEEHPEITVESRNIMGVVVPQIESTKVSKSLDERGYGILGTSARIDEAAEAYEDLLESIVLAAEVETAMKKMLTEIETTKRRVNALEFKLLPELYDGQEYIEQKLEEQEREEIFRMKKVKAKKEEDEEEEDEAADAYYLGEEDAPADD from the coding sequence ATGGCCCAGGACATCAAGCCCACCCGGAAGAACCTCATGGAGATCGAGGACCGCATCGAACTCTCCGAGCGAGGCCACGACACGCTCGAACAGAAGCGCGACGGCCTCATCATGGAGTTCATGGACATCCTCGACCAGGCACAGGACGTCCGGGAGGACCTCGAGGGCGACTACCAGACGGCCCAGAAGAAGATCAACATGGCGCGCGCGATGGAGGGCGACATCGCCGTCCGCGGCGCTGCCGCCGCCCTCGAAGAGCACCCCGAAATCACCGTCGAGTCCCGGAACATCATGGGCGTCGTCGTCCCTCAGATCGAGTCCACGAAGGTCAGCAAGAGCCTCGACGAGCGCGGCTACGGCATTCTCGGGACGAGCGCCCGCATCGACGAGGCCGCCGAGGCCTACGAGGACCTGCTGGAGTCCATCGTGCTCGCGGCGGAGGTCGAGACCGCGATGAAGAAGATGCTCACGGAAATCGAGACGACCAAGCGCCGCGTGAACGCTCTGGAGTTCAAGCTCCTGCCCGAACTGTACGACGGCCAGGAGTACATCGAGCAGAAACTCGAGGAGCAGGAACGCGAGGAGATCTTCCGCATGAAGAAGGTCAAAGCGAAGAAAGAGGAGGACGAGGAAGAGGAAGACGAGGCGGCCGACGCCTACTACCTCGGCGAGGAAGACGCGCCGGCCGACGACTAG
- a CDS encoding V-type ATP synthase subunit F, translating to MSQEIAVVGSPEFTTGFRLAGVRKFENVPQDEKDEQLDGAVEAVLEDDDVGIAVMHDDDLDHLSRTVRQSVETSVEPTFVTIGGGAAGGSGLRDQIKRAIGIDLMGDEEEGE from the coding sequence ATGAGCCAGGAGATCGCCGTGGTCGGCAGCCCGGAGTTCACCACCGGGTTCCGACTGGCGGGCGTTCGGAAGTTCGAGAACGTCCCGCAGGACGAGAAAGACGAACAGCTGGACGGTGCCGTGGAGGCGGTTCTCGAGGACGACGACGTCGGCATCGCCGTGATGCACGACGACGACCTCGACCACCTCTCGCGGACCGTCCGGCAGTCCGTCGAGACCAGCGTGGAACCGACGTTCGTGACCATCGGCGGCGGAGCCGCCGGCGGCAGCGGACTTCGAGACCAGATCAAGCGCGCCATCGGGATCGACCTGATGGGCGACGAGGAGGAAGGTGAGTAA